The following are encoded in a window of Cataglyphis hispanica isolate Lineage 1 chromosome 21, ULB_Chis1_1.0, whole genome shotgun sequence genomic DNA:
- the LOC126857198 gene encoding telomere-associated protein RIF1, whose amino-acid sequence MATVTSTTFPRMLKILRENNNVKEKREVLTYISSQAKKLESSGAIKEDRYKELCRLVIEAFTKHEGIMQNEAVGALNAIVKEFQAHPLHLFESMLQTDKRTRLKILKLLEVVEDNAISAAANDGQALKFFKDCMDNVQPNLMEWLTPTACVDNLQILTKVEHQPLSDEQKLDEDTNSYALILLRRLYRLAAITFDQNVQRFDTLLMEKIIILAYMGHKRQRGPALKVLQQAVATNSSSRIRKDYPDLWAQYKTNLQSTYCKRMLLLVAACDPDWTIQWNTTIQFLGTDLHRGANLINNLLSVEEKAFKSTDPITRRQAFLSWRLLIDNFALDHQELATARRIKLLCIPLNTKNSKTELIALTKLEVWWHLIIKLYKDIAKFATPVITQFLNYCFGPLGDTPLLSSKFEVVASPGKRFFKTKVVAVDALCQLVITKEDLFAVCAPMLEERLPYAISDEVFQECSKSIIHSVGEALLILGQLTDQEMKYRFQLGKTLWANLMIYIKNIKLETKDHLYKDVILVVTELGNHIDKIMVKDMIFNVILPDVKHIIKKAEFHNNALPELILKLLSPPILDEVLKYILDHDNDAIKCLLERCLSPEFSYSSGVLGFLETIIENLKSIIDVHKNMTVYIELWSIIAQILTKYMTNCEAINGSEHNFKTVKLVLSLPLQYTCLENLEQIQNQAKVWKALYKQFELQSDSVSAVKPNEILLDTANIMRECLNTNKNCCSFIVNCLDALLSTLDYQSLLAQDEIPSILQLLLDVIKISFNNAQNLNSEVALKMLSAMLITVYGHSPQKVITYLHSCKSVIKFILTSQIKALFKEVASMWEYIISIFKGLNKQLNYELLSSFKEAIIIAMNHPNPALKSLTQSIFEVKDCLDSTAKCILDEIKETIEKTHSKSDNITKKKAETEQTKEIHIAGSFLNRKSANIKSVSSKLPEKNDKNTLILPEPDSQDYVYIKTDLKFDVNRLTEHQKESLKKKREDIPALYNDLSQSSSQNSQNLQEWFDKVKHINETDKINRKSDSITQKLIDNDANKENKIMQTKSVNVVDKIVDTHNNELDVNIEENITDTKQNEDSMKDAEKVDSNEKQEENTDISKQTNLAIHTASFSGQNTTSKMNEETDATITIASITKKLNFDSREEFPEDKMQERQSSPSMLDGIKRRHRNSITKLNSSLKNDEAIENKKDPNATNVQRTLRIKIAQEKPGTNDKQKSDDDIDIKENSNESKKGTKRKYMSDTESDGIIQRRKRKGFNDNGESSRGGDFLDIDMDNVSQRVKNEMSRLKIDMVFNCSVVNRRRSKHLDETEKETTQEIDAGKKHGLRKYGTPDNKSFKLKSLDAKFVEGSKRFPKTQEKNTKDADDTDQGIFKRRSRRSTRQESNKNDLDINKEVKKSSDTIDKVPELKNLDTDMTVIQVPTSSQAIQDIVINRTQDERLDADNSKSTSSNIESLELTESNKQNQDEVEDFVESSQIPNIDVKLDKIYGEKQCFIKIDKMENVQSIKTSDMITEKNYVPESIPMDSDNVVPDPCEQLREANPNNNTEMNDDGNKNKDSISKDLIQESNSSNIKIIIPEGQKTVDNSSSIKSTSATNFSSPKSSVKVFSKLKPFTGRAAHMLGLVTKQAQLEGDNPAIVLEDESSLKKLKSKDVDNDTSKKTLAIKEIDKIGGPSGSRQEKIFSNMRSADYCASPSIHTFTTLRNDGEKLSFKLDKNTSDYLSTEILIDKENEGNASSSYEKDNLPILEWSSANPPSLTASPSASILKRQRSSVLEPDLDSSTPNKRKRVSFADPPVSKEMGYEISKAEFPQKTNKYSTARSPISRKDSPLKFKQTKLKFVPIDAEKVITENDSQNESDTEVVLGAEKKDESLIRISEAYSETMDISKPSGDFPENDNIESNIRARIKLDEELGIAQEIEITADSTAPSVPENQQALSSKDSEQNSIDNASMDCGIEDSETQQDIFDGTDTTNNVASIKNNDDINMSVQNNLIDSIKLNVINDSVIAALSTKDDNTTSMEDTVDIQNITESNSTVNTDEIFCGKLIRTSTEAMENVTEQDTLSVTDSIFASLPLTQDSTQSQEAQNNMEPDPELLDSTLPIYPTLSSCMEPIETIIERLTYPLWKKNLRTYLVNRSLHTIGDFAQLSEREINRIPVKGKPKTKFVKKVLEHFESTCMPQAESSNIESDVKVQSPIIPMDEISTTALSVVEAESAIDDNKSLNCSMSFNQSTGDVSGNPSREMSPTECLDKTESITSDMDISSEHIYSKKSNLSILENEQANVKESITVENLSKTSIDNVNSVPIASASKIIAVSEVISSSSASMDTSNSHAKSSNVYDELLITHSSVGTNTEETGSATSNVQKVTKSVESQMALAELLDEIDVNLVLESAVRRCSPEAILLQYKVKMAHLKEKELVKETIRMLGLQDKQQVNDASLKAACRACGVNKVLLRLPDIFSYDKQFFDKVLKVYSKKLSIADCLNIFDFNQLKSAICQKCTSSDLVEMLSEKLKREDQDGIKQPMTELSSLDAMLKRLPMDVIISHTVANEELIPASVILDIALQNNSSGDIAQALNQSPVLVRRILDKLWTSQFTIARIENNEISKENLLNIFKSVCSKLTAQELLHAYHEAMTNKLITKKENE is encoded by the exons ATGGCCACAGTCACGAGCACGACCTTCCCGAGGATGCTGAAGATACTGCGGGAAAACAATAATGTCAAGGAAAAGCGCGAGGTTTTAACCTATATCTCCAG TCAAGCTAAAAAATTGGAATCAAGTGGTGCTATTAAAGAAGATCGTTACAAGGAGTTATGTAGGCTAGTCATAGAAGCATTTACAAAACATGAGGGAATTATGCAGAACGAGGCAGTAGGTGCACTTAATGCAATTGTAAAAGAATTCCAAGCGCATCCTTTACATCTTTTTGAATCAATGTTACAGACAGATAAAAGGACAAG attaaaaatacttaagcTACTGGAAGTAGTGGAAGACAATGCTATTTCTGCAGCTGCCAATGATGGACAGgctttaaagttttttaaagattgCATGGATAATGTACAACCTAATTTAATGGAATGGTTAACACCAACAGCATGCGtagataatttacaaatattgacAAAGGTTGAACATCAACCTTTATCAGATGAACAAAAGCTAGATGAAGATACAAACAGTTACGCACTTATTCTTTTGAGAAGATTGTACAGATTGGCTGCCATAACGTTTGATCAAAATGTTCAGAGG tttgatACATTACTAATGGAGAAGATTATAATACTGGCCTATATGGGACATAAGCGTCAGCGTGGACCTGCTTTAAAAGTTTTGCAGCAAGCTGTTGCAACTAACTCATCATCACGTATTCGTAAAGATTATCCTGATCTATGGGCACAATATAAGACTAATTTACAATCCACATATTGTAAACGTATGTTGCTATTAGTAGCAGCATGTGATCCAGATTGGACTATTCAATGGAATACTACTATCCAATTCCTTGGTACTGATCTTCATCGTGGTGCTaatctcataaataatttgctgAGTGTTGAAGAAAAAGCCTTTAAATCTACTGATCCTATTACACGAAG ACAAGCTTTTCTCTCATGGAGATTGTTAATTGACAATTTTGCTTTGGATCATCAAGAACTTGCCACTGCTAGAAGAATAAAGTTACTTTGTATTCCATTGAACACTAAGAACAGTAAAACcgaattaattgcattaacaAAATTAGAAGTTTGGTGgcacttaattattaaattatataaagatattgcaaaatttgctaCTCCTGTTATCACACAATTTCTAAACTATTGTTTCGGACCACTTGGGGATACACCACTGCTTTCTTCCAAATTTGAAGTTGTTGCCTCTCCGggcaaaagattttttaagacAAAAGTCGTTGCTGTGGATGCTTTGTGTCAATTAGTTATCACAAAGGAAGATCTTTTTGCAGTTTGTGCTCCAATGTTAGAAGAAAGACTTCCTTATGCTATATCTGATGAAGTGTTTCAAGAATGTTCTAAAAGTATTATTCACAGTGTAGGAGAAGCCCTACTTATTCTTGGTCAACTTACAGAtcaagaaatgaaatatcgtTTTCAACTCGGTAAAACATTGTGGGCaaatttgatgatatatataaagaatataaaacttGAAACAAAG GACCATCTGTATAAAGATGTGATACTAGTTGTAACTGAATTGGGAAACCATATAGATAAGATCATGGTAAAAGATATGATTTTCAATGTAATTTTGCCAGATGTTAAGCACATTATTAAGAAAGCTGAATTTCATAATAACGCATTACcagaattgatattaaaacttttatcacCACCAATACTTGATGaagtattaaagtatatcTT AGATCATGATAACGATGCAATCAAGTGCCTTCTGGAGCGATGTCTTAGCCCAGAATTTTCATATTCCTCAGGTGTGCTTGGATTTCTGGAAAcaataatcgaaaatttaaaatcaataattgatgtacataaaaatat GACAGTTTACATCGAATTATGGTCTATAATAGCAcagatattaacaaaatatatgacaaaCTGTGAAGCTATAAATGGAAgtgaacataattttaaaactgtaaAATTGGTTTTATCACTTCCACTTCAATATACATGTCTGGAAAATCTTGAGCAG ataCAAAATCAAGCAAAGGTATGGAAAGCTTTATACAAACAATTTGAGTTGCAATCAGATTCAGTAAGTGCAGTGAAGCCAAACGAAATCTTACTAGATACTGCAAATATAATGCGGGAatgtttaaatacaaataaaaattgttgttcttttattgtaaattgctTAGATGCTTTATTGAGTACCCTTGATTATCAATCCTTGTTAG CTCAAGATGAAATTCCATCCATTCTACAACTCTTACtagatgttataaaaatttcgtttaaTAATGCACAAAATCTTAATTCTGAAGTAGCTCTAAAAATGTTATCAGCTATGCTTATTACTGTGTATGGACACAGTCCACAAAAAGTAATAACATATCTGCATAGTTGTAAATCAGTCATCAAATTTATACTTACATCGCAAATAAAGGCACTTTTTAAAGAA gtTGCAAGCATGtgggaatatataattagtatttttaaaggaCTTAATAAACAATTGAATTACGAACTTTTATCATCGTTCAAAGaagcaattataattgcaatgaATCATCCTAATCCAGCTCTAAAATCTTTGACACAATCTATTTTTGAAGTTAAAGATTGCTTGGATAGTACCGCTAAGTGCATTTtagatgaaataaaagaaacaatagaGAAGACACATTCAAAATCtgataatattacaaagaagAAAGCAGAAACAGAACAAACAAAAGAGATACATATAGCTGGGAGTTTCTTGAATAGAAAATCTGCTAATATAAAATCAGTATCCAGTAAACTaccagaaaaaaatgataaaaatacactTATACTACCTGAACCTGATTCgcaa gattatgtgtatataaaaacagatttgaAATTTGATGTTAATCGTTTGACCGAGCATCAAAAAGAAagtttaaagaagaaaagagaagatataCCGGCATTATATAATGATCTTTCACAATCGTCCTCACAAAATTCTCAGAATTTACAAGAATGGTTTGACAAAGTCAAACACATTAACGAAACAGATAAAATCAATAGAAAGAGCGATTCTATAACTCAAAAACTTATCGATAATGATGCTAACAAGGAAAATAAGATTATGCAAACAAAGTCTGTTAATGTGGTGGATAAAATAGTTGATACCCATAATAACGAATTGGatgtaaatattgaagaaaatatcacTGACACTAAGCAAAATGAAGATTCAATGAAAGATGCTGAGAAAGTGGATTCCAACGaaaaacaagaagaaaataCGGATATATCGAAACAAACAAATTTGGCTATACATACAGCATCTTTCAGTGGACAAAACACTACATCAAAAATGAACGAAGAAACGGATGCTACAATCACAATAGCatctattacaaaaaaattaaattttgattcacGGGAAGAATTTCCTGAAGATAAAATGCAAGAACGACAATCATCTCCTTCGATGTTAGATGGTATCAAACGACGACATCGTAATagcataacaaaattaaattcatcattaaaaaatgatgaagctattgaaaataaaaaagatccaAATGCGACAAATGTACAAAGAACGCTGAGAATAAAGATTGCTCAGGAAAAACCTGGTACAAATGATAAACAGAAGTCAGAcgatgatattgatattaaagaaaattctaatgaAAGTAAGAAAGGTACTAAGCGTAAATACATGTCGGATACTGAATCGGACGGGATCATACAACGTCGAAAGCGAAAAGGTTTTAACGATAATGGTGAATCATCGCGAGGCGGTGACTTCTTGGACATAGATATGGACAATGTGAGTCAACGtgtgaaaaatgaaatgtctCGTTTAAAAATCGACATGGTATTTAATTGTTCTGTGGTCAATCGTCGTCGAAGCAAACATTTGGatgaaacagaaaaagaaacaacacAGGAAATTGATGCAGGAAAGAAACATGGATTAAGGAAATATGGGACACCTGACAATAAGAGTTTTAAACTAAAGTCTTTAGATGCGAAATTTGTAGAAGGATCAAAAAGATTTCCAAAAACACAAGAGAAGAATACAAAAGATGCAGATGATACAGATCaaggaatatttaaaagacgAAGTAGAAGAAGTACGAGACAGGAgtctaataaaaatgatttagacATTAATAAAGAAGTTAAAAAATCCAGTGATACTATTGACAAGGTACctgaattgaaaaatttggacACAGATATGACAGTCATTCAAGTTCCAACATCTAGCCAAGCAATACAAGATATTGTAATTAACAGAACCCAAGATGAAAGACTTGATGCAGATAATTCTAAATCTACCAGTTCGAATATAGAATCCTTAGAACTTACTGAATCAAACAAACAAAATCAAGATGAAGTTGAAGATTTTGTAGAAAGTTCACAAATTCCTAATATCGatgtaaaattagataaaatatatggcGAGAAAcagtgttttattaaaattgataaaatggaGAATGTTCAGTCTATTAAAACTTCTGACATGAttacggaaaaaaattatgtacctGAATCTATCCCCATGGATTCTGACAATGTTGTACCTGATCCATGTGAACAATTGAGGGAAGCTAATcctaataataatacagaaatGAACGATgacggaaataaaaataaagatagtaTAAGTAAAGATTTGATTCAGGAAAGTAATAGTTccaatataaagattataattccAGAAGGTCAGAAGACAGTCGATAATTCGTCATCGATCAAATCTACAAGTGCAACTAATTTTTCTTCGCCGAAAAGCAGTGTCAAAGTGTTTTCTAAACTTAAACCATTCACAGGACGTGCTGCCCATATGTTAGGTTTAGTTACAAAGCAAGCGCAACTCGAAGGTGACAATCCAGCTATTGTATTAGAGGATGaatcatctttaaaaaaattaaaatccaagGATGTAGACAATGATACGAGTAAAAAAACTTTAGCAATTAAAGAGATCGATAAAATAGGCGGACCTTCTGGCAGTCGACAAGAAAAGATTTTCAGCAATATGAGATCAGCTGATTATTGTGCATCTCCATCGATACACACATTTACTACTTTGAGAAACGATGGCGAGAAACTTTCATTTAAACTGGACAAGAATACATCAGACTATTTATCAacggaaattttaattgacaaaGAAAATGAAGGAAATGCATCATCTTCATATGAAAAAGACAATCTACCAATATTAGAATGGTCAAGCGCTAATCCACCTTCATTAACTGCTTCACCGAGTGCTAGTATTCTTAAACGTCAACGATCGAGCGTACTGGAACCGGATCTAGATTCTTCAACTCCTAACAAG cgaAAACGAGTGAGCTTTGCAGATCCACCAGTATCAAAAGAAATGGGTTATGAAATATCAAAAGCAGAATTTCCACAAAAAACTAACAAATATTCCACAGCACGTAGTCCCATATCAAGAAAAGATTCTCCACTTAAGTTCAAACAGACCAAGCTTAAATTTGTACCAATAGATGCAGAAAAAGTAATAACTGAAAACGATTCTCAAAATGAAAGTGACACTGAAGTTGTTTTGGGAGCTGAGAAGAAAGATGAGTCACTAATAAGGATATCTGAAGCGTATTCTGAAACTATGGATATAAGTAAACCATCTGGCGATTTTCCAGAAAATGATAACATTGAATCAAATATTCGTGCGAGAATAAAACTCGATGAAGAATTAGGAATAGCgcaagaaattgaaataactGCGGATTCAACTGCTCCTTCTGTCCCGGAAAATCAACAGGCTTTATCTTCTAAAGATTCTGAGCAAAACTCTATTGACAATGCATCAATGGACTGCGGAATAGAAGATTCCGAAACGCAACAAGATATCTTTGATGGAACGGATACGACAAATAACGTTGCATCAATCAAGAATAACGATGACATTAATATGtctgtacaaaataatttgatagatTCTATTAAATTGAACGTGATCAATGATTCTGTGATAGCGGCTTTATCTACTAAAGATGACAATACAACAAGTATGGAGGATACTGTAGATATCCAAAATATTACCGAATCAAATTCCACTGTAAATACAGATGAGATATTCTGTGGAAAGCTGATACGTACTAGTACAGAAGCAATGGAAAACGTAACGGAACAGGATACTTTATCGGTAACGGACTCAATATTTGCGAGTTTACCATTAACTCAAGATTCTACTCAAAGTCAGGAGGCTCAGAATAACATGGAACCCGATCCCGAGCTTCTGGATTCTACGTTGCCTATTTATCCAACATTGTCATCCTGTATGGAGCCCATCGAGACTATCATTGAACGATTGACGTATCCTCTTTGGAAAAAGAATTTGCGTACATATCTTGTGAATAGAAGTTTGCACACAATCGGTGATTTTGCCCAATTATCGGAACgcgaaattaatagaataccCGTGAAAGGTAAACCAAAGACTAAATTCGTGAAGAAAGTGTTAGAACATTTTGAAAGTACATGCATGCCGCAAGCAGAATCTTCTAATATCGAATCGGATGTTAAAGTGCAATCGCCTATCATACCGATGGATGAAATATCAACCACTGCTCTTTCTGTTGTCGAAGCGGAATCTGCGATAGacgataataaatctttaaattgtaGTATGTCATTTAATCAATCTACCGGAGATGTTTCCGGTAATCCGTCAAGAGAAATGTCACCTACGGAATGCTTGGATAAAACAGAGTCTATCACCAGTGATATGGATATTTCTTCggaacatatatattctaaaaaatcaaatttgtcaatattagAAAACGAACAGGCAAATGTGAAAGAATCAATCACtgttgaaaatttatctaaaacatCTATAGATAATGTTAATTCTGTGCCAATTGCTTCAGCCTCCAAAATCAT tgCTGTCAGTGAAGTAATATCATCTTCAAGTGCTAGCATGGACACATCGAATAGTCATGCTAAATCGTCAAATGTATATGACGAACTTCTCATTACGCATTCCTCCGTTGGTACTAATACCGAGGAAACTGGTTCCGCGACATCGAATGTTCAAAAAGTCACAAAATCCGTTGAATCTCAAATGGCACTTGCGGAATTATTGGATGAAATTGATGTAAATCTGGTATTGGAAAGTGCGGTCAGAAGATGCAGTCCCGAGGCAATCCTTTTGCAATACAAG GTAAAGATGGcacatttgaaagaaaaagaactaGTGAAGGAAACTATTAGAATGCTCGGTTTGCAAGACAAACAGCAAGTCAACGATGCATCATTAAAAGCAGCCTGCCGTGCATGTGGCGTCAATAAAGTTCTTCTTAGATTGCCTGACATCTTCAGTTATGATAAACAGTTTTTTGATAAGGTGCTTAAGGTATATAGTAAGAAACTTAGCATAGCTGATTGTTTGAacattttcgattttaatcaattgaaAAGCGCGATCTGCCAAAAATGTACATCGTCTGACCTCGTTGAGATGCTTTCGGAAAAATTGAAACGAGAAGACCAAGACGGTATCAAGCAACCCATGACAGAATTATCTAGTTTGGATGCTATGTTAAAAAGATTGCCCATGGATGTGATCATTAGTCATACTGTAGCGAACGAGGAGCTTATTCCGGCGTCGGTAATTTTGGACATAGCTTTGCAAAATAACAGCTCGGGAGATATAGCGCAAGCGTTAAACCAATCCCCCGTTTTGGTTAGACGCATCCTAGACAAACTATGGACATCTCAGTTTACGATCGCGCGTATcgagaataatgaaatatccAAAGAGAAtttgcttaatatttttaaaagcgtGTGCTCTAAATTAACCGCGCAAGAACTGCTACATGCGTATCACGAAGCTATGACAAATAAGCTCAtcacaaagaaagaaaatgaatag